CACCGCGTCCGGCACCACAGCGCCGGATTCGTCGAGCACGCGCAGGTATTCGTCGCAGCGGACGCCGCCGGACACGTCGACGCCGCTGCCGGCGAGCCAGCCGGTGGCCGGGCGGACGCCGGTCGCGATGACGACCACGTCGGCGCGCACCACGCGGCCGTCGGACAGCACCGCGCCGCTCACGCGGTCCCGGCCGAGGAACTTCACGACCTGGGTGCCGAGCAGCCAGCGCACGCCGCGTTCGCGGTGCAGCCGCTCGACGCGGCGGGCGACGTCTTCGCCGAGCACACGGACGAGCGGGTGGGGGAGCGGGTCGGCGACGGCCACGGGGAGGCCGAGGTCGCGGCACGTCGAGGCGAGCTCGCAGCCGATGAAGCCGGCACCGAGCACGAGCACGCGGCCGGTGAGGTCGGCTTTGAGGGCGCGGGCGTCGTCGAGCGTGCGCAGGACGTGCACACCGGGCGGGCGGTTGAGGCCGGCAGGGATCACGGGGGCGGAGCCGGTGGCGATCACGAGGCCCGTGAAGTCGAGCTCTTCGCCGTCTCCGAGGACGACGGTGCGGCCGCGCAGGGTGGCGACGGGGTTACCGAGGCGCCAGGTGACTTCGGTGTCACTGTCGGACAGGGCCAGCGCGGCTTCTCCGGTGGCGCCGGTGAGCAGGCCCTTGGACAGCGGCGGCCGGTCGTAGGGCCGGTGCGCTTCGGCGCCGGCCACCACGATCTCACCGCGGAACCCCTCGGCGCGCAGCGCTTTGGCGGCCCGCCAGCCGGCGAGCCCCGCTCCCGCGACCACGATTCGCACCGGCTACTCCGCGATCCGGATCGCGCGGGTGGGGCAGGCGCGGGCGGCGCGGTGCACCGCTTCGCGCAGGTTCGCGACCGGCCCGAGGTCGATGTGCAACACGGCTTCGTCGTCGAGGCTGAACACCTCGGGCGCGGCGAACTCGCACTGCCCGTGGCTTTCGCACAGGACCGGGTCGACTTCGACGTTCACGGGTTACTCCTCGCGGCCAGTTTGTGACGTGCAGATCACATAATGCGGATCCGTGGGCTTCTGGTCAAGGGGGAGACGTGCGTATTTTGGCTGGACAGCTTCATTTCTTTTGGCTTGGGCGTGGACACAACAGCGAACGTGTGGTCACAATCTAGCGATCCGAACACTCCGACGAACCGGGAGCGGGCGACAGTGCGGGTACTGCTCACGAACGACGACGGCATCGAAGCCCCGGGCCTGCTCGCGCTGGCCCACGCCCTGCGGGACGCGGGGCACGACCTCGTCGTGGCCGCGCCCGCGGGGGACAGCAGCGGCAGCGGCACGTCGCTGGGCGCCATCGACCACGGCACGATCGTCGCGTGCGAGCCGCACGCGCTGCCCGGCCTCGACGGCGTGCCGGCGCACCGCGTGTCGGCGCCACCGGCGTTCGCCGTGCTCGCGGCCTGCTTCGGCGCCCTCGGCCCGCCGCCCGACGTGGTGGTCGCGGGCATCAACGACGGCCACAACACCGGCCGTTCCGTGCTGCACTCCAGCACCGTCGGCGCGGCGCTCACCGCGTCGACCGCCGGCCGCTCCGCGCTCGCAGTGAGCTGCGGCGACCGCCCGGGCGCGCGCTTCGACACGGCCGCGGCGGTGGGCGTCGCCGTGCTCGACTGGCTGGTCGCCCACGCGCCCAAACGCACCGTGCTGAACGTGAACGTGCCCGACGTCGACCTCGGCGACCTGCGCGGCGTCCGCTGGGCCCGGCTCGGCCGCGTGGGCTCGTCGGGCCTGATGATCAAACCCGCCGCCGACGGCCTGCGCCTGGAACGCTTCCCGACGGCCCAGGACGTGCTGTCCCTGGACGAGCACGCCGACACCGACGCCGCCCTGGTGGCCGCCCGGTGCGTCGCGGTGACGGGGCTGCTGGGCGGTCCGCGGGAGGTCTCGGACCTGGGTTCGCTGGAGGGCGTGCTGCCTGTCGGCTGAGCGATCAGGCGGGACGGAGGAGAAGGGTGCGTGTCTCTTCCAGGTGGCGGGCCACGACGTACCGCGCCACGGTGCCGACCACTTGCCCGACTATGCCGACCGTGACGGGTGCCTGAGACCCCGCACCATCTTCAGCGCCCGTCGGCGGTACTGCACCGTGCCGTCGTCGAGGAACCCGCACCGGCGGTAGAGGGCGATGGCCGCCGCGTTGTCCTCGAAGACCTGCAGCCGCACGGAGTTCGCGCCCTGGCTCGTGGCCCACGCGGTGACCGCCTCGATGAGGGCGTCGCCGACGCCGTGGCCGCGGGCGGATGGGGCCACGTACATCGTCTGCAGGTCCACCACGCCGGCGTCGTCGGGTGCCGTGCCGCTGGCCATGCCCGCGTCGCGCCCGTCGACGGAGGCGAGCACGTTGAAGGGCAGGTCCGTGAGCCGCCCGCGCCAGCGCGCCTCGGTGTCGCCCTCGCCCTGCCAGTCGGTGAGCCGCGCGCCGAACGCGTTCGGCGACTCGGACAACGCGATGTGCCGCAGGGCCCGCCACGCGCGCCAGTCGTCCGCCGTCAGTTCCCGGATCTCTGCCACGCCGTCCACGATCGCGGCCGGGAACCCCGGCCCGCAAGGAGATTTCCGTATAACGACCTATACCGCGGCTCGGAGATCAGCCGGCCGGTTGCGTGCTGTAGTTGGCCGGTCTGAGGCCCGGCTGACCGCGATGGCGTCAAGCACCGGCATGAACGCGTGTTTCGTCAGTGTGGGTGAGTGAGGTCAAGATCGATTCTCATGATGGGCAACCAGCGTCCCGGTGCGGCCTCACGTTCGCCCACGCGGTGGGCAGCCATGTGCAGATAGAACGACTCCGCGTGGGGATCGGATTCCAGCTCCAGAGCGCGAAATCCGCGTTCTCCGGCCGAGTTCGTGGCGTGTTCCCACAGCCTGCGGCCCAGGCCTGTGCCGATCGCGCCGGGCTCGATGAACAAGTCGGCCAGCTCACCGTCAGGCGGCTCGCCGACGAGCCGGTAATAGCCGAGCATCGTGCCATCACGTTCGGCGACAACAACCTGTTCATCGCGGACCTGCTCCGGCCACACAGTCAGCACGTCATTGACACGGTCAAGAAACACCTGGTCGTAGCCCCAGTACGCCTTTGAACGACGCGCCAACGCCGTGATGTCGTCCGCTTCGTGAGGTTCAGCCGCGCGCAGTCGTATTTGCTTCATGATCGTGATTGTCCGGGCCGGCCACCGCCGGTGTCACACCACGGCCTCCGTCGAGCTGCCCAGCGTGATGAACGTCTTCGTGCCCACCACGCCGCCCGACACGCGGATCGCGTCGATCACCTGGCGCAGGTGGGTCACGTCGCGGGCGCGGATGTGGCACAGGGCGTCCGGGTCGCCGGCGATGAGGTACACGGCCTGGACCTCCGGCAGGTCGCGCGCCAGGCGTTCGATGTCCGGGGGCCGCGTGCGGCCGGTGTAACGCAGCTCGGTGAAGGCCTCGATGTTCCAGCCCAGCTTGGTGTAGTCGATCTGCGCGGTGAAGCCGGTGATCACGCCGGTGGTCTGCAGGCGGTCGACGCGGCGCTTCACGGCGGGCAGGGAAAGTCCGACTTCGGCGGCCATGTCCGCATACGAGCGCCGGCCGTCGAGGCGGAGGAACTCCACGAGGCGCAGGTCGATGTCGTCGACGCCGGCCATCCCGCCTCCTGACAAGAAATTAAACTGGATACCAGGTCCACGTTACATAGTTGCGTCATCGTGGCCAGGCCGCGCACTGATCTTGCGCCGTGAGAGGCTGAGGTTTCTCCTGTGTCCCACGTTACGACGGCCCCACCCGGGCCCCGCCACGCCCCTGCGAGAGGAGCGCCCACGTGCTCACCGAACCGGTTTCGCTGGACGACAAGTACGTCGCCGATCACGGGCGAGCACTGATCTCCGGCGTCCAGGCGCTCGTGCGGCTCACGCTCGAGCAGCGCCGGCTCGACGAGGCCCGCGGCCTCGACACGCGTGTGTTCGTCTCCGGCTACCAGGGTTCCCCGCTCGGCGGGCTGGATCAAGAGCTCGGGCGCGCCAGGAAGTTCCTCGACCCGGCCGGGATCGTGTTCCGGCCCGGGGTGAACGAGGAGCTGGCCGCGACCGCCGTCGCCGGCACGCAGCTGCTCGGCAACGTCCCCGGCCGTCGCCACGCCGGCGTCACCGGCTTCTGGTACGGCAAGAACCCGGGGCTGGACCGCGCGGCCGATGCGATCCGCCACGGCACGCTCGCCGGCACGGCCTCGCTCGGCGGCGCGGTGGCGTGGATCGGCGACGACCCGGCGTGCAAGTCCTCGACCGTGCCCAGCTCGTGCGAGCCGATGGCGCAGAGCCTGGCGATGCCGCTGCTCGCGCCCGGCAGCGTCGCCGAGATCATCGAGTTCGGCCTGCACGCGGTCGCCCTCTCGCGGGCGAGCGGGCTGTGGACCGGTCTGAAGATCGTCGCGGACATCGCCGACGCGTCGGCCACCGTCGACATGGACACCCTCGCCCACGGCATCCCGATGCCGCCGGCGACCATCCGGCCGACCGGGTCCGCGCTGGTCGGCGCGCCCGCGCTCGACGCCGAACACGACATGTTCACCCGCCGCCTCGATCTGGCCCGCGCGTACGCGCGCGCGACCGGCCTCAACCGGGTCACCTTCACCGCCCGCGCGGCCAAGCTCGGCGTGCTCGCCTCGGGCACCGGCTACGCCGTGGTGCAGCGCGCGCTGCAGGACCTCGGGCTCGACGAGGCCGCCATGGAAGCGCTCGGCCTGCGGCTGATCCGCCTCGCCATGCCCTATCCCGTCGACGCCGACGTGCTGGCCGAGCTCACCGAGGGCCTCGACGAGGTGCTCGTGGTCGAGGACAAGGTGCCGTTCCTCGAAGGCCACCTCAAGGAGGCCCTCTACCGCCGCCCGGGCGCGCCGAACGTCGTCGGCCGCCACGACGAGACCGGCCGGCCGCTGCTCACCGGCCGGGGCCAGCTCATCGCGGAAGACGTGGCGAAGGCGCTGGTCAAGCGCATCGAAGCCGTCGTCGGCCCGGACCGGCTGCCGCGTACCGCGGCCGTGCACCTCGACGCGATCACGCCGCCGCGCCCGGCGCGCATCGCGCTGCCCACCGCCACCGCGCCGCGCACGCCGTTCTTCTGCTCCGGCTGCCCGCACAACGTCTCCACGCGCACCGGCGACGACACCCTCGTCGGCGTCGGCATCGGCTGCCACGCGATGGTGGCCATCGACGGCGCGGGCCGCGGTCACCAGATCGGCCTCACACAGATGGGCGGCGAGGGCGCGCAGTGGCTCGGCCTCGCGCCGTTCACCGACGACCGCCACTTCGTGCAGAACCTCGGCGACGGCACGTTCCACCACTCCGGCTCGCTCGCCATCCGCGCGGCCGTGGCCGGCGGCGTGACCATGACGTACAAGCTGCTCTACAACGACGCCGTCGCCATGACCGGCGGCCAGCGCGCCGAGGGCCGCCTCGACGTCCCCGCCATCACGCGCCTGCTGGCCGTCGAAGGCGTGCGCCGGATCGTGATCACCACCGAGAGCCCGGCCGACTACCGCGGCGTGACACTCGACCCGATCGCGTCGGTGCGCCACCGCGACGACTTCGCCGAGGTGGAGGCCGAGCTGGCCGCGACCGACGGCGTCACCGTGCTGATCCACGACGACCGGTGCGCGGCCGAGGAACGGCGGCTGCGCAAGCGCGGGCAGCTGCCGACGCCGGCCGAGCGCGTGGTGGTCAACGAGCGCGTGTGCGAGGGCTGCGGCGACTGCGGTGACGTGTCCACCTGCCTGTCGGTGCGGCCGGTCGAGACGGAGTTCGGCGCCAAGACGCGCATCCACCAGTCCTCGTGCAACAGCGACTTCACCTGCCTCAAGGGCGACTGCCCGTCGTTCCTGCTCGTGACGCCCGGCACGAAGAAGCCGCGCCGCGAGGTACCCGAACTTCCCGTGGCGCTGGCGGAACCGGTGGCCCGACTGTCCGAAGTGGACACCGTGCTGATGCGGATGCCCGGCATCGGCGGCACGGGCGTGGTCACGATCTCGGCCGTGCTGCAGATGGCCGCGCACCTCGACGGCCGCTTCGCCGCAGGCCTGGAACAGACCGGCCTGGCGCAGAAGGGCGGCCCGGTCGTCTCCGACATCCGGATCTCCAAGTCGCCGGTCACCGGCTCGCTGCGGGCCTCGCGCGCGACCGCCGACGTGCTCGTCGGCTTCGACCTGCTGGGCGCCGCCGACGCGGGTAACCTCGCCACCGCGCGGGCGGGCCACACCGTCGCCGTGGTCAACACGGCGCTGGTGCCCACGGCCGCGATGGTCACCCACCGCGTGGTGCTGCCCGGTTCGAACGACGACGCGCTGGAGAAGATCGGCGCGGTCACCCGGGACCTCGTGGCGCTCGACGCGAACGAGCTGGCCGAGGAGCTCTTCGGCGACCACATGCCGGCCAACATGCTGCTCATCGGCGCGGCCTACCAGCACGGCGTGGTGCCGATCTCGGCCGACGCGATCGAGGCGGCGATCCGGCTCAACGGCACGGCCGTGGAGAAGACGCTGGCGGCGTTCCGCTGGGGCCGCGCCGCGGTCGTCGACCCGGCCGCCGTGCGGGCCGCCGCGATCGCCCCGGCCGTCGCGGAGGTGCCGGTGGACGCCGTGGCCGCGACGATCGCCGCCGGTGACTTCGAGCAGGTGCTGGCGCCGCGCGTCGCGGACCTGATCGGCTTCCAGGACGAGACACTCGCGCGCCGCTATGCCACCCAGGTCCGGCAGCTCGCCGCGGAGGCGGCCGAGCGCACGGACGCGGACACCGGCGCCCGCATCGCCGCCGCGTACGCGCGCGGGCTGCACAAACTGCTGGCGTACAAGGACGAGTATGAGGTCGCGCGCCTGCACCTCGACCCGGTCGAGCAGGCGCGCCGCGATGCGGAGTTCGGCGCGGACGCCGACGTCGCCGTGCTGCTGCACCCGCCCGTGCTGCGCGCGATGGGCATCAAGCGGAAGATCCGCCTGCGCGGGCGCACCGCCACGGTGGCCTTCCGCACGCTTCGCGGCGCGCGCCGCCTGCGGGGCACCCGGGCCGACGTGTTCGGTTACGCGAAGGTCCGCCGTGTCGAGCGCGCGCTGCCGGGGGAGTACCAGCACCTCGTGGAGCGCGCGCTCGCCCACCTGACCCCGAAGACGGCCGACGCGTTCATCGAGCTCGCCGAGCTGCCCGACGTGGTCCGCGGCTACGAGGACATCAAACTCGCCAACGTCGAGACCTTCCGCACCCGCGCGGCGGAGCTGCTGGCCACGATCACCGCCTGAACGCTCCCGGTCCCGCTCCACAAAGGACTCAGCCACAAAGGACTCGGACCGGGAGTGGCGCCACCGACTCCGGGATGCGAGGCTTCCGCGGGAAGATCGCTGAGACGGTGAGGTGCGG
The sequence above is a segment of the Amycolatopsis sp. 2-15 genome. Coding sequences within it:
- a CDS encoding indolepyruvate ferredoxin oxidoreductase family protein, which translates into the protein MLTEPVSLDDKYVADHGRALISGVQALVRLTLEQRRLDEARGLDTRVFVSGYQGSPLGGLDQELGRARKFLDPAGIVFRPGVNEELAATAVAGTQLLGNVPGRRHAGVTGFWYGKNPGLDRAADAIRHGTLAGTASLGGAVAWIGDDPACKSSTVPSSCEPMAQSLAMPLLAPGSVAEIIEFGLHAVALSRASGLWTGLKIVADIADASATVDMDTLAHGIPMPPATIRPTGSALVGAPALDAEHDMFTRRLDLARAYARATGLNRVTFTARAAKLGVLASGTGYAVVQRALQDLGLDEAAMEALGLRLIRLAMPYPVDADVLAELTEGLDEVLVVEDKVPFLEGHLKEALYRRPGAPNVVGRHDETGRPLLTGRGQLIAEDVAKALVKRIEAVVGPDRLPRTAAVHLDAITPPRPARIALPTATAPRTPFFCSGCPHNVSTRTGDDTLVGVGIGCHAMVAIDGAGRGHQIGLTQMGGEGAQWLGLAPFTDDRHFVQNLGDGTFHHSGSLAIRAAVAGGVTMTYKLLYNDAVAMTGGQRAEGRLDVPAITRLLAVEGVRRIVITTESPADYRGVTLDPIASVRHRDDFAEVEAELAATDGVTVLIHDDRCAAEERRLRKRGQLPTPAERVVVNERVCEGCGDCGDVSTCLSVRPVETEFGAKTRIHQSSCNSDFTCLKGDCPSFLLVTPGTKKPRREVPELPVALAEPVARLSEVDTVLMRMPGIGGTGVVTISAVLQMAAHLDGRFAAGLEQTGLAQKGGPVVSDIRISKSPVTGSLRASRATADVLVGFDLLGAADAGNLATARAGHTVAVVNTALVPTAAMVTHRVVLPGSNDDALEKIGAVTRDLVALDANELAEELFGDHMPANMLLIGAAYQHGVVPISADAIEAAIRLNGTAVEKTLAAFRWGRAAVVDPAAVRAAAIAPAVAEVPVDAVAATIAAGDFEQVLAPRVADLIGFQDETLARRYATQVRQLAAEAAERTDADTGARIAAAYARGLHKLLAYKDEYEVARLHLDPVEQARRDAEFGADADVAVLLHPPVLRAMGIKRKIRLRGRTATVAFRTLRGARRLRGTRADVFGYAKVRRVERALPGEYQHLVERALAHLTPKTADAFIELAELPDVVRGYEDIKLANVETFRTRAAELLATITA
- a CDS encoding NAD(P)/FAD-dependent oxidoreductase, whose product is MRIVVAGAGLAGWRAAKALRAEGFRGEIVVAGAEAHRPYDRPPLSKGLLTGATGEAALALSDSDTEVTWRLGNPVATLRGRTVVLGDGEELDFTGLVIATGSAPVIPAGLNRPPGVHVLRTLDDARALKADLTGRVLVLGAGFIGCELASTCRDLGLPVAVADPLPHPLVRVLGEDVARRVERLHRERGVRWLLGTQVVKFLGRDRVSGAVLSDGRVVRADVVVIATGVRPATGWLAGSGVDVSGGVRCDEYLRVLDESGAVVPDAVAAGDVARWTHPLLGAPVRVEHWTTAALGAAAAARTLLHGPSAPFDAVPSFWSDQCGLRIQGVGLPGRGEHVELVHGNLAGDKFVARYSTGGRHVGSVAFGLPKQLALERRRLTSA
- a CDS encoding Lrp/AsnC family transcriptional regulator, whose protein sequence is MAGVDDIDLRLVEFLRLDGRRSYADMAAEVGLSLPAVKRRVDRLQTTGVITGFTAQIDYTKLGWNIEAFTELRYTGRTRPPDIERLARDLPEVQAVYLIAGDPDALCHIRARDVTHLRQVIDAIRVSGGVVGTKTFITLGSSTEAVV
- a CDS encoding GNAT family N-acetyltransferase, coding for MKQIRLRAAEPHEADDITALARRSKAYWGYDQVFLDRVNDVLTVWPEQVRDEQVVVAERDGTMLGYYRLVGEPPDGELADLFIEPGAIGTGLGRRLWEHATNSAGERGFRALELESDPHAESFYLHMAAHRVGEREAAPGRWLPIMRIDLDLTHPH
- a CDS encoding GNAT family N-acetyltransferase — its product is MAEIRELTADDWRAWRALRHIALSESPNAFGARLTDWQGEGDTEARWRGRLTDLPFNVLASVDGRDAGMASGTAPDDAGVVDLQTMYVAPSARGHGVGDALIEAVTAWATSQGANSVRLQVFEDNAAAIALYRRCGFLDDGTVQYRRRALKMVRGLRHPSRSA
- a CDS encoding ferredoxin, which translates into the protein MNVEVDPVLCESHGQCEFAAPEVFSLDDEAVLHIDLGPVANLREAVHRAARACPTRAIRIAE
- the surE gene encoding 5'/3'-nucleotidase SurE, yielding MRVLLTNDDGIEAPGLLALAHALRDAGHDLVVAAPAGDSSGSGTSLGAIDHGTIVACEPHALPGLDGVPAHRVSAPPAFAVLAACFGALGPPPDVVVAGINDGHNTGRSVLHSSTVGAALTASTAGRSALAVSCGDRPGARFDTAAAVGVAVLDWLVAHAPKRTVLNVNVPDVDLGDLRGVRWARLGRVGSSGLMIKPAADGLRLERFPTAQDVLSLDEHADTDAALVAARCVAVTGLLGGPREVSDLGSLEGVLPVG